One Candidatus Paceibacterota bacterium genomic region harbors:
- a CDS encoding four helix bundle protein: MYKLWIVSSESFPKKLKYTLGGKIDDLFLECLDLLFTASFQPKDRKLIYLDKVSVRFDLLKFLLRIAWEIDALEQKKYVHISELLVEIGRMIGGWMNKIKKETQPPPKRG; encoded by the coding sequence GTGTATAAACTGTGGATAGTATCTTCCGAATCATTCCCAAAGAAACTCAAGTACACCTTAGGTGGCAAGATCGACGACCTGTTTCTCGAGTGTCTTGATCTGCTCTTCACCGCAAGCTTCCAACCGAAAGACCGAAAGCTTATTTATCTCGACAAAGTATCGGTGCGTTTTGACTTGCTCAAATTTCTACTGCGAATAGCCTGGGAAATTGATGCACTAGAACAAAAGAAATATGTTCATATTTCTGAACTGCTCGTCGAAATCGGCAGAATGATCGGTGGTTGGATGAACAAGATAAAGAAAGAAACTCAACCCCCGCCGAAGCGAGGGTGA
- a CDS encoding 50S ribosomal protein L25, whose protein sequence is MFNLTLETRNTFGKKLDADRKAGKLPIAIYGPKEKAGSYFVNTNQFSKVYKQAGESSIIALEVGGEEKDALIHDVAVHPVTGVPLHADFYVIEKGKKLQVKVPLEFTGVAPAVKVLGGVLVKVMHELEIEAMPRSLPHGLKVDISKLATFEDQIHIKDIALPEGVVALDDGEEVVALVSEPKEEKIEEEAPVDLSKIETTVDKGKKPEEGAEGEAAEAKPEKK, encoded by the coding sequence ATGTTCAATCTGACCCTCGAGACGAGAAATACCTTTGGCAAGAAGCTTGATGCTGACCGCAAGGCAGGCAAGTTGCCTATTGCCATCTACGGACCGAAGGAGAAGGCGGGTTCCTATTTCGTCAACACCAATCAATTTTCAAAAGTTTATAAACAAGCCGGAGAATCTTCTATCATTGCCCTTGAAGTCGGCGGTGAAGAGAAGGATGCGCTCATCCACGACGTGGCGGTGCATCCAGTGACCGGCGTTCCGCTCCATGCCGATTTTTATGTAATCGAGAAGGGTAAAAAACTGCAGGTCAAGGTACCGCTCGAATTCACCGGCGTTGCACCGGCGGTCAAAGTACTTGGTGGCGTGCTCGTCAAGGTGATGCATGAGCTCGAGATCGAGGCGATGCCGCGCTCGCTCCCGCACGGTCTTAAGGTTGATATTTCCAAACTCGCAACATTCGAAGATCAGATACATATTAAAGATATCGCACTTCCGGAAGGTGTTGTGGCGCTTGATGATGGCGAAGAAGTGGTGGCACTCGTCTCCGAACCTAAAGAAGAGAAGATAGAAGAGGAGGCACCGGTAGATCTCTCGAAGATTGAGACGACAGTAGATAAAGGCAAGAAGCCGGAAGAAGGTGCTGAAGGTGAGGCGGCCGAAGCAAAACCGGAGAAGAAATAG
- a CDS encoding O-antigen ligase family protein: MNLNTYLRNTIFGGLLFALLVTPFIISSNLFFPYIAGKGFFFRFAIEICFALWILLVARDKNYWPKKSQLLSATLAFIVILSLSTIFSVNPLRSFWSNFERMEGLVSYLHLFTYFIMLISLMSAVEGEKRRTQWSIVLHTTLLASIGMTFYGFAQLGNSALISSQSGPRVDGTFGNAAYMAVYLLIHIFICLYLWTKAQGVVWQRWCYGIIALFEFIILFYTQTRGAFYGTIIGIILSVVIIAIQKGGTWRKTTIGSLVLLVFVWGGLYIARDSVFVKSNDALSRIMSVSLSDQTVRSRTTIWSMAVEGVAEHPILGWGLDNFNLVFNKYYKSSLFDQEQWFDRAHNVFFDWLSAAGILGLLAYLSLFVVALIVIWKRKEGDVSDRAVLTGLLAAYFIHNFFVFDNLLSSVLFFTLLAYLATFDAEHHRGSTSDSQRSNLGSASSDERNLTLRYVVATILFIAMFPLIYVVTIKPYTAGATLIDAISPCAKDKIVAQADGKLACTESRELAAERQIASFNKVFELNTLANTEAREQLLTLSLQTGANQQVDEKTRQAFLELALKQMRAQVDATPNDARYRLFLGMFYAQVGHLELAIPQLEKAVSLTSGKQAMIDNLGTLYAQNNQLDKAIEILKASYALYPKNEEPGRLLFAVYLKAGKRDLAIATLQDMIKNIPDFKTKGEQYIADVKAGKNP, from the coding sequence CCTATTTGCGCAATACGATTTTCGGCGGGCTTTTGTTCGCACTGTTGGTGACTCCATTTATCATATCTTCTAATTTATTTTTCCCTTATATTGCAGGCAAGGGATTTTTCTTTCGTTTTGCCATAGAGATCTGTTTTGCCTTGTGGATACTGCTCGTTGCGCGTGATAAGAATTATTGGCCGAAGAAATCGCAGTTACTCTCTGCCACGCTGGCTTTCATTGTAATCCTATCTCTCTCGACGATTTTTAGCGTCAATCCGCTCCGCAGTTTCTGGTCTAATTTCGAGCGCATGGAAGGTTTGGTATCCTATCTGCACCTATTCACCTACTTCATCATGCTCATCTCTCTCATGAGCGCGGTGGAGGGAGAGAAGCGTCGCACGCAGTGGAGCATTGTGCTGCACACAACACTCCTCGCATCGATTGGGATGACCTTTTACGGCTTCGCACAACTCGGTAACTCTGCGCTCATCAGTTCACAGAGTGGCCCGCGCGTTGATGGCACGTTCGGTAACGCGGCATACATGGCCGTCTATCTGCTAATTCATATATTTATTTGTCTGTACTTATGGACTAAGGCGCAAGGTGTTGTCTGGCAGCGCTGGTGTTACGGGATAATTGCGTTGTTTGAGTTCATTATTCTTTTCTACACGCAAACGCGAGGTGCTTTCTACGGTACGATTATCGGGATTATTCTTTCGGTGGTGATTATCGCAATCCAAAAGGGCGGTACCTGGCGCAAGACAACAATCGGCAGCCTCGTATTGCTTGTTTTCGTGTGGGGCGGATTGTACATAGCCAGAGACAGCGTGTTCGTTAAGTCAAACGATGCGCTCAGTCGTATCATGAGCGTATCCCTTAGTGACCAAACGGTTCGGTCGCGCACCACGATCTGGAGTATGGCGGTTGAAGGAGTTGCGGAGCATCCGATACTTGGATGGGGCCTCGATAACTTTAATCTCGTATTTAACAAGTATTATAAGTCGTCGCTCTTCGACCAGGAGCAATGGTTCGATCGTGCGCATAATGTATTTTTCGATTGGCTATCGGCTGCGGGGATTCTCGGTTTACTTGCTTACTTGTCGCTGTTTGTTGTTGCACTTATTGTGATCTGGAAGCGTAAAGAAGGCGATGTGTCCGATCGCGCAGTATTAACCGGATTACTTGCTGCCTACTTCATTCACAACTTCTTTGTATTCGATAATTTACTTTCTTCTGTACTTTTCTTTACTTTGCTCGCTTATCTTGCGACTTTTGATGCGGAACATCACAGAGGTTCGACCTCGGACTCCCAGAGGTCGAACCTCGGAAGTGCAAGCTCTGATGAAAGAAATCTTACTCTTCGTTATGTGGTAGCAACTATTTTATTTATTGCGATGTTTCCGTTGATATATGTTGTGACGATCAAGCCTTACACCGCTGGCGCGACTCTTATTGACGCTATCAGTCCTTGTGCTAAAGATAAAATAGTTGCGCAAGCAGACGGCAAGTTGGCTTGTACGGAATCGCGAGAATTGGCGGCAGAGCGGCAGATTGCTTCATTCAATAAAGTTTTTGAGCTGAACACTTTAGCCAATACCGAAGCACGAGAACAGTTGCTGACCCTCTCGCTCCAAACCGGGGCGAATCAGCAAGTTGATGAGAAGACTCGACAGGCATTCCTTGAACTTGCTTTGAAGCAGATGCGGGCACAGGTTGATGCGACACCGAACGATGCGCGTTATCGATTATTCCTCGGAATGTTCTATGCGCAAGTCGGCCACCTCGAGCTGGCTATCCCGCAACTCGAGAAAGCGGTAAGCCTCACCTCCGGCAAGCAGGCGATGATAGATAATCTTGGCACTCTGTATGCGCAAAATAATCAGCTAGATAAGGCAATTGAAATTCTCAAAGCTTCTTACGCGCTCTATCCTAAAAATGAGGAGCCTGGCCGCCTGCTCTTCGCCGTCTATCTTAAGGCGGGCAAACGCGATCTCGCTATCGCCACTCTTCAAGATATGATAAAAAATATTCCAGACTTCAAAACGAAGGGCGAGCAATATATTGCAGACGTGAAGGCAGGTAAGAATCCATAA
- the obgE gene encoding GTPase ObgE — MLVDEVTIKARGGNGGQGAVTFGEDKYSHSPSGKNGGMGGSVYLEASRTTLDLSRFRYEKEFIAENGENGHRNREGRDGEDIILPVPRGTVVHNKTSGIINELTNEGDKVLVAQGGLRGRGNKEFSNARSSEPKRYEPGRDGYEAELYLELKLTADVGLVGFPNVGKSSLLNAITKSKSKVANYNFTTLEPHLGVLPDGSIMADIPGIIEGASEGKGLGIKFLRHIQRTKLLLHCIPADSADPVKDYAVIRKELAQHEASLTEKPEVVLITKTDMVTPTELKKIQTALRKKNKQILTVSILDDALLKAFTKELMEKISQHNGKI, encoded by the coding sequence ATGTTAGTTGACGAAGTAACCATCAAGGCCAGAGGCGGGAATGGCGGGCAAGGCGCCGTTACCTTCGGCGAGGATAAATATTCGCACTCGCCATCCGGCAAGAACGGCGGGATGGGCGGTTCTGTTTATTTGGAAGCTTCGCGTACGACGCTCGACCTTTCGCGCTTCAGATACGAGAAAGAATTTATTGCCGAGAATGGTGAGAACGGTCATCGCAATCGCGAAGGCAGAGACGGCGAAGATATCATTCTGCCAGTGCCACGCGGGACGGTTGTTCATAATAAAACGAGCGGTATCATTAACGAGCTTACAAACGAGGGCGACAAAGTGCTGGTGGCCCAAGGTGGCCTGCGCGGGCGGGGGAATAAAGAATTCTCGAACGCGCGCTCAAGCGAACCCAAGCGTTATGAGCCAGGGCGTGATGGCTATGAAGCGGAATTATATTTGGAGCTTAAGCTGACGGCGGACGTGGGCCTAGTCGGCTTCCCCAACGTCGGCAAGTCGAGCTTGCTTAACGCGATCACGAAGTCGAAAAGCAAAGTAGCGAATTATAACTTCACGACTCTCGAACCGCACTTGGGCGTCTTGCCCGACGGCAGTATCATGGCCGACATCCCGGGTATCATCGAGGGCGCCTCGGAAGGCAAGGGTCTCGGCATTAAATTTCTGCGTCACATTCAGCGCACCAAGCTACTCTTACACTGCATCCCGGCCGACTCTGCCGATCCGGTAAAAGATTACGCTGTCATTCGCAAAGAATTGGCCCAGCACGAAGCATCTCTAACAGAGAAACCCGAAGTCGTTCTGATAACCAAGACCGACATGGTGACACCAACAGAGCTCAAGAAAATCCAAACGGCATTAAGGAAAAAAAATAAACAAATCCTGACCGTCTCGATATTGGACGACGCCTTGCTCAAAGCGTTTACAAAGGAGTTGATGGAAAAGATCTCGCAACACAATGGGAAAATTTAA
- a CDS encoding reverse transcriptase/maturase family protein, which produces MRKQFTTSYEEIISVENLLAAWQEFLSGKRNKLDVQVFQLRLMGNILSLHQDLENFTYVHGGYTYFKINDPKPRDIHKANVRDRLLCHAVYRKLYPFFDSTFISDSYSCRLRKGTHRALKQFEKFGSETSKNCTHTCWVLKCDIRKFFANIDHKILFGILAQYVPDENVQWLLEKVISSFEPGLPLGNLTSQLLVNIYMNEFDQYVKHKLKVKQYIRYADDFVFLSDNRAWLEQLIPQISDFLNTQLNLSLHPKKVSIATLASGVDFLGWVHFPDHQVLRTATKKRMFRNIAIRLDNPATMQSYRGLLQHGNTHKLQNILKAT; this is translated from the coding sequence ATGAGAAAGCAATTTACAACGTCGTATGAAGAAATTATTTCCGTTGAAAATCTGCTTGCCGCTTGGCAGGAGTTTCTATCCGGAAAAAGAAATAAGCTTGATGTTCAGGTCTTCCAGCTTCGCCTCATGGGCAACATACTCTCCCTTCATCAAGACCTTGAAAACTTTACCTATGTTCACGGCGGTTATACGTACTTCAAGATAAACGACCCAAAGCCTCGCGATATTCACAAAGCCAACGTTCGCGACAGACTTCTTTGCCACGCGGTGTATCGCAAGCTGTATCCGTTCTTTGACTCAACATTCATTTCTGACTCGTATTCGTGCAGGCTACGGAAGGGAACTCACCGCGCTCTGAAGCAGTTTGAGAAATTTGGAAGTGAAACGTCCAAGAACTGTACTCATACCTGTTGGGTGCTCAAATGCGACATACGTAAGTTCTTTGCAAACATTGACCACAAAATTTTATTCGGGATACTCGCGCAATATGTTCCTGACGAAAACGTTCAGTGGTTGCTCGAGAAAGTAATTTCAAGCTTCGAACCGGGTTTGCCACTCGGCAATCTCACTTCGCAACTCTTGGTGAACATCTACATGAATGAGTTCGATCAGTATGTTAAGCACAAACTCAAAGTAAAGCAGTACATTCGCTATGCCGACGATTTTGTCTTTCTTTCTGACAATAGGGCGTGGCTCGAGCAACTCATTCCGCAAATTTCTGATTTTTTGAATACACAACTCAATCTTTCTTTACACCCGAAGAAGGTCTCCATTGCCACGCTCGCATCCGGCGTAGACTTCCTCGGGTGGGTGCATTTCCCCGATCATCAGGTATTGCGAACGGCGACGAAGAAGCGGATGTTCAGGAATATAGCGATAAGGCTAGATAACCCTGCTACAATGCAATCCTATCGGGGATTATTACAGCACGGGAATACCCATAAGCTACAGAATATACTTAAGGCCACATAA
- a CDS encoding glutaredoxin domain-containing protein, whose translation MSTTSHKVIIYSTPTCGYCHMAKDMFTEHNIPFTDKNVQADMAARQEMMTKVGGQSGVPVIDIDGTITIGFDEEKIKGLLGIN comes from the coding sequence ATGAGTACAACATCACATAAAGTCATAATTTATTCGACACCGACTTGCGGGTACTGCCACATGGCTAAGGATATGTTTACCGAGCACAATATTCCTTTCACCGACAAGAACGTGCAAGCTGATATGGCGGCGCGGCAAGAGATGATGACTAAAGTCGGCGGGCAATCGGGAGTGCCGGTCATTGATATTGATGGTACGATTACCATCGGCTTTGACGAAGAAAAGATAAAAGGATTGTTGGGAATTAATTAG
- the rpsB gene encoding 30S ribosomal protein S2 has translation MTQPTEAGIKAVDKLFEAGAHIAYTRSRRHPSQKANIFGVKNRTEIFDLEKTEATLKKAEDAARALGKSRGQLLVVGTKFEARAIVDKESKAAGLPFVTERWIGGTLTNFTEIKKRIARLEDLTMRREKKQLGMYTKKERLGFDKEIDKLNRFFAGIVNLKGMPAGLYIIDPREEVTAVDEARQMHIPVIALAGSDCDISRVTHVIPANDASRASIGYITKRILTAYLDGLASAPELVTKPLVTHTGATLANPSTSTLASAE, from the coding sequence ATGACACAACCCACGGAAGCAGGTATTAAGGCGGTAGACAAGCTCTTCGAAGCTGGGGCTCATATCGCCTACACCCGTTCGCGTCGCCACCCTTCACAAAAAGCCAATATTTTTGGAGTTAAGAACAGAACAGAGATATTCGACCTCGAGAAAACCGAGGCCACACTTAAGAAAGCAGAAGACGCCGCTCGCGCATTGGGTAAGAGCCGTGGCCAGCTCCTCGTCGTCGGCACCAAGTTCGAGGCCCGCGCTATTGTTGATAAAGAATCAAAGGCCGCAGGGCTTCCATTTGTTACAGAACGCTGGATAGGTGGCACGCTTACGAACTTCACCGAGATCAAGAAGCGCATCGCAAGACTTGAGGATCTTACTATGCGTCGCGAGAAGAAACAACTCGGCATGTATACCAAGAAGGAGCGCCTCGGCTTCGACAAGGAGATCGACAAGCTCAATCGCTTCTTCGCAGGCATCGTTAACTTGAAAGGCATGCCCGCTGGACTCTATATTATCGACCCGCGCGAAGAGGTGACTGCTGTTGATGAAGCCCGACAGATGCATATACCGGTCATCGCCCTTGCTGGTTCAGATTGCGACATTTCTCGCGTTACCCATGTTATCCCCGCTAACGACGCATCGCGTGCTTCTATCGGATATATCACCAAGCGCATCCTCACGGCATATCTGGATGGTCTTGCATCGGCACCGGAGCTCGTCACCAAGCCGCTCGTTACGCACACGGGAGCAACGCTCGCAAATCCTTCAACCTCCACTTTGGCAAGCGCAGAGTAA
- a CDS encoding UDP-glucose/GDP-mannose dehydrogenase family protein: protein MFGAGWVGFIQGVIFAKEGCKITFVDVDAVKLNGLREGKCPFFEKGLEPLFKRMLAAGRLDFTTDLRAAVESTDGAFVCVPTPAMEDGDTDLHMVQTVVKGVMKAAGKREYPVVIKSTIPADRFAEIEKMKRGKLSRVDFASNPEFLAEGTAVADCEMPSRIVVGVREQGPALRLLDALYERHRNGGRPYYVCQPEEAILCKQMANVFLPVKISMANEAALICEKLGMDARQVLKMMGADPRIGDKFLHPGPGYGGSCFPKDTKGYAAMAGRLGLTSFLAETAIKTNDRQRKHLVELMEEHNPAKETEFAGKRIAAWGLAFKKDTNDTRESPAIDCIGQMLRMGACINAYDPEVRFYTGFQTDRFKTCATAIEAVRGADYLAILTDWEEFVIQDWEEIHSAMRSPVIFDARSILEPERMAANGFIYYSIGRSTAWPPKRK from the coding sequence ATGTTTGGTGCAGGCTGGGTCGGATTCATTCAGGGAGTGATCTTCGCCAAGGAGGGTTGCAAGATCACCTTCGTGGATGTCGATGCAGTGAAGCTGAACGGCCTGCGCGAAGGCAAGTGCCCCTTCTTCGAGAAAGGTCTCGAGCCTCTCTTCAAGAGGATGCTTGCGGCCGGCAGGCTCGACTTCACCACGGATTTGCGCGCGGCGGTTGAGTCGACCGATGGCGCGTTCGTCTGTGTGCCGACTCCCGCGATGGAAGACGGAGACACAGACCTGCACATGGTGCAGACCGTGGTCAAGGGCGTGATGAAGGCGGCCGGCAAGCGAGAGTATCCGGTCGTAATCAAGAGCACCATCCCCGCCGACAGATTCGCTGAAATCGAGAAGATGAAGCGAGGGAAGTTGAGCAGGGTTGACTTCGCCTCGAATCCGGAGTTTCTGGCCGAAGGGACTGCTGTGGCCGACTGCGAGATGCCTTCGAGAATCGTTGTGGGTGTCCGCGAGCAGGGACCGGCGCTCCGATTACTCGACGCGCTCTACGAGCGGCATCGCAACGGAGGTCGTCCGTACTACGTTTGCCAGCCGGAGGAGGCTATCCTCTGCAAGCAGATGGCAAACGTGTTTCTGCCGGTCAAGATCAGTATGGCTAACGAAGCCGCGCTGATCTGCGAGAAACTCGGCATGGATGCCCGTCAAGTTTTGAAGATGATGGGGGCGGACCCGCGCATCGGCGACAAGTTCCTTCACCCCGGCCCCGGCTACGGCGGCAGCTGCTTCCCGAAGGATACCAAGGGGTATGCCGCAATGGCCGGACGCTTGGGGCTCACGTCGTTCCTCGCCGAGACGGCGATCAAGACCAACGACAGACAGAGGAAGCATCTGGTCGAGCTCATGGAGGAGCACAACCCAGCTAAAGAGACCGAATTCGCCGGCAAACGGATTGCCGCATGGGGTCTGGCCTTCAAGAAGGACACGAACGATACGCGGGAGTCGCCGGCAATCGACTGTATCGGTCAGATGCTGCGCATGGGTGCGTGCATCAATGCCTATGACCCCGAAGTTCGGTTCTACACCGGATTCCAGACCGATAGGTTCAAGACTTGCGCTACGGCCATCGAAGCTGTTCGCGGTGCCGACTATCTGGCGATTCTCACCGACTGGGAGGAGTTCGTCATTCAGGACTGGGAGGAGATTCACTCCGCGATGCGGAGCCCAGTCATCTTCGACGCGAGGTCTATCCTCGAGCCGGAGAGAATGGCGGCCAACGGCTTCATCTACTACAGTATCGGGAGGTCCACCGCGTGGCCCCCGAAGCGGAAGTAG
- a CDS encoding NAD(P)/FAD-dependent oxidoreductase, whose protein sequence is MIYDTIIIGSGAAGLSAGLYAVRYKLKTLIVKGDFGGETARAGVIWNYPGVIGIDGYELMKVMEKQAKDGGVEIISGKATKILKQDNSFEVAVGEKTFATKTIIFAVGTERGHLNLPNETELTNKGVHYCFTCDAPLYGDKVVAVVGAGDAAFKGALLAAEYCKKIVILVRSDKVRAEPATVEQVKARPNIEILYSTEVKEIVGKDHLEKIILSKPYNGSNEFVLDGLFIEIGARPNSALAVSLGVELDSTGYVVSDALMTTNIPGFFAAGDTVNLFGHFKQDITAAALGAVAATSAYHYAAEK, encoded by the coding sequence ATGATTTACGACACTATTATTATTGGTTCCGGAGCAGCGGGCCTCTCGGCCGGGCTCTACGCAGTACGATATAAACTGAAGACTCTAATCGTAAAGGGCGACTTTGGCGGCGAGACAGCGCGCGCGGGCGTAATTTGGAATTATCCTGGAGTTATTGGTATCGACGGTTATGAGCTGATGAAGGTGATGGAGAAGCAGGCTAAGGATGGCGGAGTGGAGATAATTTCAGGGAAAGCCACGAAAATTTTGAAACAAGACAACAGTTTTGAAGTCGCAGTGGGCGAGAAGACGTTCGCAACGAAAACAATTATCTTCGCCGTTGGTACCGAGCGCGGACATCTAAATTTACCGAACGAGACGGAGCTTACCAATAAAGGCGTGCACTATTGCTTCACTTGCGATGCACCACTTTATGGCGATAAAGTGGTGGCGGTTGTGGGCGCGGGGGACGCGGCCTTCAAAGGCGCCCTGCTTGCCGCGGAATATTGCAAGAAGATAGTAATACTTGTACGCAGTGATAAGGTTCGTGCGGAACCGGCAACTGTCGAGCAGGTAAAAGCCAGACCGAATATAGAAATTTTGTATAGTACGGAGGTTAAAGAAATTGTCGGCAAAGATCATTTAGAAAAAATAATTTTGAGCAAACCGTACAACGGCAGTAACGAGTTCGTGCTTGACGGTCTATTCATCGAGATCGGCGCACGGCCGAACTCGGCATTAGCCGTGTCACTTGGGGTAGAGTTGGACTCTACCGGATACGTCGTATCTGACGCGCTCATGACAACGAACATCCCAGGCTTCTTCGCCGCCGGCGACACCGTTAACCTCTTTGGCCATTTTAAGCAAGACATCACCGCCGCCGCACTCGGCGCTGTCGCTGCCACCTCGGCCTATCACTATGCCGCCGAGAAATAA
- a CDS encoding PCRF domain-containing protein, whose protein sequence is MEPLTSQEIEEFKKDPRTMYLLPTYLELALKIEETKKVAELDASLQELVGDELARLESQKEEQIKTLRSIVEEKKTVEDVEHPNQLMIEVRAGTGGEEAALFAMQLAEMYERYSAIKGWDFRKLDESQAEMGGYKEASFEIDGKGSYDALKYEMGVHRIQRIPATEKNGRVHTSTATVAVLPIMEHKEIVINPADLEMEFSRSGGAGGQNVNKVETAVRLIHKPTGIAVRCTSERSQHKNRDMAMSILRAKIADFEDAKAAKSFSAERKGQVGTGDRSEKIRTYNILQDRITDHRIKQSWHNIEKIFAGNFQPIVDALDAEARLLKTEPGSRASEQAGVDNADTDE, encoded by the coding sequence ATGGAACCACTAACTTCACAAGAAATAGAAGAGTTCAAAAAAGACCCGCGGACAATGTACTTATTGCCCACGTATCTTGAACTCGCCCTAAAAATAGAGGAGACCAAGAAAGTGGCCGAGCTTGATGCCAGTCTGCAAGAACTCGTCGGAGATGAACTTGCACGGCTTGAGTCGCAAAAAGAAGAACAGATAAAAACTTTGAGAAGTATTGTCGAAGAAAAAAAGACTGTTGAAGATGTTGAACATCCGAACCAGCTCATGATAGAAGTGCGCGCCGGTACCGGCGGGGAAGAAGCAGCACTTTTCGCTATGCAACTTGCCGAAATGTATGAGCGATACTCTGCAATAAAAGGCTGGGATTTTAGAAAATTAGATGAGTCGCAGGCGGAAATGGGCGGATATAAAGAAGCGTCGTTCGAAATTGACGGCAAGGGGAGTTACGATGCTTTGAAGTACGAAATGGGCGTACATCGTATCCAGAGAATACCGGCGACAGAAAAGAATGGTCGCGTGCATACTTCTACAGCGACCGTGGCAGTACTACCTATAATGGAGCACAAGGAAATTGTGATTAACCCAGCCGATCTTGAGATGGAATTCTCGCGCTCGGGTGGGGCCGGCGGACAGAATGTGAACAAAGTCGAGACGGCAGTGCGCCTTATCCACAAGCCGACAGGTATCGCGGTGCGCTGTACCTCCGAGCGCAGCCAGCACAAGAATCGCGACATGGCGATGAGTATCTTGCGCGCAAAGATCGCCGATTTCGAAGACGCTAAAGCGGCCAAGAGCTTCTCGGCCGAGCGCAAAGGGCAAGTTGGCACGGGCGACAGATCCGAAAAAATCCGTACATATAACATTCTGCAAGATAGAATTACTGATCATCGTATCAAACAATCTTGGCACAACATCGAGAAAATTTTCGCAGGCAATTTCCAGCCGATTGTGGATGCGCTGGACGCAGAAGCTCGGCTTCTCAAAACGGAGCCCGGAAGCCGAGCTTCGGAACAGGCGGGTGTGGATAATGCCGATACCGACGAATAA
- the rpmE gene encoding 50S ribosomal protein L31, protein MKSDTHPKYFANTKATCSCGAVYTVGSTKEALMVEICSNCHPFYTGTEKIIDTAGRVERFKVRRANAAAAPKKTKKSAK, encoded by the coding sequence ATGAAATCAGACACACATCCTAAATATTTCGCTAACACCAAAGCCACCTGTTCTTGCGGGGCGGTTTATACCGTCGGTTCTACTAAGGAGGCTCTTATGGTAGAAATCTGCAGTAACTGTCATCCGTTCTATACCGGTACCGAGAAGATCATCGACACTGCCGGACGCGTCGAACGCTTCAAGGTTCGCCGTGCCAACGCCGCTGCCGCTCCGAAGAAAACGAAGAAATCCGCAAAGTAA
- a CDS encoding DUF2283 domain-containing protein codes for MKFNYDKKEDILVIRFNEKKCAESDEVQPGVIFDYDSAGKIIAIEMLDARSRFPMGFSSKLKTGVFPVEVFA; via the coding sequence ATGAAATTCAATTATGATAAAAAAGAGGACATATTAGTAATTCGCTTCAATGAAAAGAAGTGTGCCGAGAGTGACGAGGTACAGCCGGGTGTTATCTTTGACTACGATTCCGCAGGTAAGATTATCGCCATCGAGATGCTTGACGCCCGTTCGCGATTCCCTATGGGATTCAGCTCTAAACTCAAGACCGGCGTGTTCCCGGTCGAGGTGTTTGCCTAA